In the genome of Myxocyprinus asiaticus isolate MX2 ecotype Aquarium Trade chromosome 45, UBuf_Myxa_2, whole genome shotgun sequence, the window TCCTGAGGCCACcgtattttttcaattgtttgcaaTGGGAGCGCCACGCAGCGTGACGAGGCGCTGAGCGTCTATTCTACGTCACTGTCACGCTTTACCCAGCcgtccaatcacagtggaggagGGGCGGGACATAAACCACTCCGACCAACCGTCACATCCTACTTGAACAAGAGCAAGTACTCTTCCTTGTgccgacatttttacattcattacTTGTTGATAATAACACAAACTATCTGCGAAATAAGGTGCTTACTACACATTACTTAAGCGGATATTCCGTATCATTGCAAACAAAGCGTCTCAGCTGAAAAAACGCTGCGCTCTCAAGCGCTCCCAGCTGGGCGTTTTCAGAAGAGCGCCAGACATTTTTAGCTGGCAAAAACTTATTGGTGGACACACGGCCTAGCACGTGATGTGAAAAGGTGCTTTGTCGCATAGTTACTGaatttaagatgttacagatgtacactaccggtcaaaagttttgaaacacttatactttattataataatgtttttctcacattttagaataatagtaaaatcatcaaaactatggaataacataaatgtaactatgggaattatgttgtgactaaacaaaatccaaaataaatcaaaactgtgttatattttagcatcttcaaagtagtcaccctttgcctagaatttgcagacatgtactcgtgacattttctcaaccaacttcttgaggtatcaccctgggatgcttttgcAACATTGCTTAAACAAAGatgttaacattgcaagcgcgtgcgcctttcatatcttggcgctccctcattattaataatgcagcacatttgcaataaaggcagaaacagcaaaaatgtttgCGTCATGtataccagctgcatggtgaagagagacacttaaacacctgttgcATCTCTCATCTCCAGTTCtatccagggtcggaaattaacggaGGCTCTGGGCAAAAAAACAAATCCCCTGCAATCTGACATAATTCCAAATGAATATATCCATCACATACTTCATGTGAAATTTCGCTACATTATTTGTTTCGTTCTGTCcgttgtccagatgttgcagattCAGTGGCAGATGCTCGCTCCATAAACCGGCACTTCTCAAGCTCCGCATCAGTTCAGTGTCGTGCTACCGCGCTAAAATTATAAAAGCTACAATgtagttattattaatattaacaaaaataatatctggctGTTTTAAATGGCCTTGACGTTAAATAAAacgttattaatgatacaataataattttacagaacattaaccacttttggtGTATGAATCAGCTCTGaataatgttcattgttttattaaattggcatgattttttttttagttttttatataaGCTCCTCATCCCAAATCTGGAGAAATTCTGTCATCTCCTCTGTGTCAATGCATTTGTTTTGTaggctgttaatttaatagccataatatttggaaatatgtaaatgagaaaaaaatatttgtttcagtaacaatgcacattatgcaatgtagagatcatgcaattttgtaattacagaaacatgccattttaaaattgaattaattgtttaaagtatttgacataaaacgATGACAGAGTCAAAAGGCTCGgaaaaaaaattacctttgtaaaggtaaaaaaaatgccCCCCATGTGAGCCAAGGGGGGGCAGTCCCCTTACATGGTGTATAAAAGACATGTActatgtataatattttttatttgatgagTGATGTCACAGAAAGGTGAAAAGACATACACAAGAATCCTCTATAATTATCAGGCAGAAAACAAACATTGGGaagaaaaaaacagcacagattaGAGTATGGAAAAACTCTTTAGTTGTAAGTCATGTAGCGAGGGGTGGCGCTGAACTTGGCGTAGGACTTGATAACCTTGTTCACAGCCTCCAGAAAGTCTTTCTCTGTGGCAATTTTTCTGCGAGCTCTGATGGCAAACATTCCTGCCTCTGTACACACACTGCGAATCTCAGCACCTGAGAGGCAAAGAAAACACAATTAGCACGGTTAACTATTGCAAATAAAGATGCATGATTACCGGTACCTGAAACATCAACATTGCTTAAGCCTATGTGGAAGATAAATGTTAACTGTTTACTTTGTGTGCTGTGCACTGTGCAACATTGCATGTACATCAGTAGAATGGTGGTAAGAACTCACCCGTGCTGTTGGGACAGAGACGTGCTAGCAGCTCAAAGCGAATATCTCTTTCCACACTCATAGAGCGAGCATGAATCTTGAAGATGTGAGTACGCCCCTGGAAACAAAGCATGCACAAATCAttacaaacaattaaaattatactaGAATGTACCATTACCTGATCAGGTCTATCTTTTGCCAGCGAATGGCAGCCCAAACCAGCATTGCAAAAATCTGAACCCATTGTCATTGTTTAGGACATTTTGACcacttttttatttactttgagAATTTAGAGGCTAATACTCACCTCTAAGTCAGGCAGGCTGAACTCAATCTTTCTGTCCAGTCGGCCAGGTCTCATCAGAGCAGGGTCCAGGGTGTCTGGTCTGTTGGTGGCCATCAGGACTTTAATGTTTCCTCTGGGATCAAATCCATCCAGCTGATTAATCAGCTCCAGCATAGTTCTCTGCACCTCATTATCTCCTCCAGCTCCATCATCAAAACGAGCACCTACAAGAGGGTAGCAATATCATAGAGACCTATTATGAGACTTACAGAACCAGATAGGTTGAAAGCTCCctaggtccatactatgcaagtgaatgttggccagaactttgaagctctaaaagtacataaaggcagcataaaagtaatccataagactccagtggtttaatctatatattcagaagcgatatgataggtgtgggtgataaacatcaatatttaagtactttttactataaattcccctccctgcccagtaggtgaggATATGCACAcggaatgcaaatcgccaaaaacaaaagaacaagaatgtgaaagtgaagatttacagtacaaaaaggacttaaatattgatctgtttctcatccacagctatcatattgctactgaagatatggatttaaccactggagtcttatggattgcttttatgctgcctttatatgctttttggacctttaaatttctggccaccattcacttgcattgtatggacctacaatgctgaaacattcttctaaaaaatgttgtgttctgcagaagaaagtaggtcatatacatctaggatggcatgagggatgatgagagaattttcatttttgggtgaactcttcctttaagtgACTCAGAAGTTGCCCATATTAAGATTTCTAATACTGTGCATATGGTTTCAGAAAAGCATCAATAATATAAAACTAAACCAACCTCCAATGGCATCAATTTCATCAAAAAAGATCAGACAGGCCTTCTTAGTCCTCGCCATCTCGAACAGTTCACGAACCATCCTGGCACCCTGGATTAGGCACAAAAAAGGTTTGTATATAAATTTTGCTAGCACTTAATCAGTACAACCTTAAATTGTACTTTCTTTCCAGCTTTCTGCTAGAAAATAAAGGCACTGACCTCCCCAACATACTTCTGAACCAGCTCGGATCCAATTACTCTGATGAAGCAGGCATCAGTGCGGTTAGCCACAGCTCGGGCACACAGAGTTTTACCTGTACCGGGAGGCCCAAACAGCAACACACCCTTTGGAGGCTCAATACCCAGGTTCACAAAGCGCTCAGGCTGGAATTAAGAACATGGAAATTGACAATAGAAATTAAGACAAAGAGGGAATTTAAATTCactcattttaaaaagtaaaacaacaacaaaaaaacacttattGCAGTAAAGTAGTTCAGGGAGTagtgctctcaaaacaatacTAAATtagtttaatataatataaaataatataatgcatatagtttaatacatttaaatgtgtgaAGTAGGGGACATTGTATAGTCATTACTGAGAAAAATGAAAATGGCACTACACATCATCAAGATTCCTGACTCCTGGTCTACAGACAAGTAAAATCTGCTATTGTAATAGGTAGACTGGGATGCAATTATGACTTACATGGAGCAGAGGAGTCTCAACCACTTCTCGGAGCTTCTCAATCTGCTCTTTGCATCCTCCAACATCACTGTAGGTCACGTCAGGCTTTTCCTCCACCTGTTTATGTACCATTAATAATTATTCCTTCAGTTATTGGCCTTAATTATGTACAATTGCATTGAATTAATCTTTATGAATTTACAAATACAGGCAATTAATTTAGAGCAGTCAAAGAtcaatgcattaaaaaatataatgtcAAGGATGCTGGAGCTATTTCTTACCTGCATCATTGTCACAGTAGGATCGATTTTGGGTGGTAGTGGAATGTGAATCTGATATTTATTCCTGTCAACACTGATAATggataaaaaacaaatgtgagattgTTAGATCATCAAGAAGTTTGTTTAGGTGCTACTGAAGTAGGAAAACGATCTGACTGATCCAACATTTCATCCTTACCCAACCCTCATTCCTTCTTCTATGTCAGTTGGAGCAACCTGATCACTCAGGTCCACTACAAACTTGGCAAACTGTTTCACATTAATGATATACTTTGGATCTTCAGAATCAGCATTGATTATCTTGGTGCATCtatgaacaacaacaaaaaaacattacatatacTAATTATAGATTAATAATCTTAGCTTTTTCCCCATTGCAATGTGGTTGTCCCTTTAATTTTCAtaagcattttgtttttatttgtctcTTAATAATCATACCTGGCCACTTGCAAAGGCTGTTCGCTCTGCAGAGTCTGTTTGTCTGCTGCCAGATCCCATAATGCAGGAGGAGCCAAACCTGTATCAGATTCCTTAATACCTGCACAATCACACAGATGTGTCAGTGCATGGATATCAGGACTAGTGGCTGACCGATATAATGTCGAGGcagataaatcggccgatattcagaattttgtaattatcggcatcggacgatacattttcccatttggccgatttgtttcttcaGGGTGCCAAGAATCGCCTGGGTGCATGTGTTCGTTTtattgttacgtgccatcatgttactacaataacagaccggtgtgcaacacagtgtcatttaaacgatccacatatcagagccgcagcagacgcgtttgagctcataatattaaagtgctcgcctgtatcattctccctctctctactCAACAGTtcactgtaacttttaactgtcttgtctattgataaaaagcaaatattaataaaattaatatcatataccgtcagCAAAAATGCGCATATCTcgattaaacagatgtaataaaaaacctcacacaacttcagcagatccagcgtcctgtggagcactcatttatttatctcaaaagcacatattctaacagtctctcctcaacagttccctgtacattttctaaagataaaaggcaaatatcaataaaacttgtattatataccgtttgcaaataagcagatatctcgtttaaacagatgtaattcatgagtCTCACAAAAATCCAGTTTTCTTCCCATTGAGccctcatctaatatcttcctctgaagcgtgtattctatcagctagaatcaaaaacttcaggatcaggatcaaaagttcctctgattcacaaatcatgatggtcagtccgtgacaatccaagcaggtgatccaggccatttaaactgtcagtagATTGCTGTTcatgctggatccgcacgagcacgtgagagcaacttcaaagtaaaagcgcttcacgtgtgtgacaagtaaatgtcttattcactatgcactgtatgtgcaactggtttgattctgtattttttagtaaatgcgattgctaatgtggacatgccatccatggttgctggtcTACTGTGTGTAcagttatttccttcttcctaatatattaatttcttcatgggcaaataaattacaaaaatgttatgactaaatagaaatcagaagaaactgctatctaccatttaaaatacaatataaatttttttttaagattcctTTTACCAAAGTtaaagtgtgaaattgagtaaatatagtgttaaataagtttattaattttttttttaattttatgtttatgttgtttattatattaaattatgttatatatcagcattgtatcggcctttcagcaaccctgctctctggatatcagcatcggccattaaaaaaacccatatcggttgaccactaatcaGGTTTAACTTTACATATTCTATAGTATTCCACAATAATTTGGATTACTAAGTAGTGATCCAAAAAATAGTTCCCCACCcctcattaaaggaataggtataaaaaaaatatgaaaattatttactcatcctcatgccatcccagatgggtatgacttaAGTCACACtgtagtaaaaaataatttaaatattgatctgtttctcacctacacctatcatatcgcttctgaagatatggatttaaccactggagtcttatggatttattttatgctgcctttatgtgctttttggaccttcaaagttcacttacattttatggacctacagagcttaaatattcttctaaacatatttatttgtgttctgctgaagaaagaaagtcatacacatctgggctagcatgtggttgagtaaataatgagataattttcatttttgggtgaactatccctttaattaggcTGAAATGCACAATGACAGTGCACTGACCTGTGAGCTCATTGATTTTCTTCAGAAGCTGTTGAATATCATCTTCCACTTGTTTAATCTGTCTGGAATAAGTGCTTTGACCCTGTTCACAAACAGATAACATAGAATTGCAAACTACTCCCGTTCAGGCTGAATTAGGTTATCTAATCATACAAACAGAAATGTTTCTTTTGTAAGAATACTCACATAGGTTTTCAGGAGTGCAATATCTCCTTCATCCAAAGCtgagaaataaaacaaatcaagATGAGGCACGGTTTTGGGTCTACTCCTCACTTTTAATCAGCCAACTCAAATCATGAATATGACAGAGCAAATAGGTGAAATGGAGTCTAAacattacaataaaataattgaaatcgATTTAGTTCGAGCATTCTGGCATTTTGTTGACAAATTGCAATTGCAGTGCGGCTAGTCATCCAGTGCTAACCTATTTGCGAATTCTTTTAACAAAATGCACAAGAAAATCCCCATAATTTATACCTCGAATTGGTTTATCTTCTTTTTCCTCCTCTTTTACTTTGCGTTGCTCGGTTCCTAAATAGTCAGGCATGGCTGAATGCTTTCTTTGAATTAAATATGTTTCGTGACTGTTGAGGCGAGATTACACAGCAAGTTTTCAGACTAACAGCCGCAGCACTTTTGTTTCCGGTTCAGAGGGATTACAGGAACTGACattgaatttcaaaataaaagttcaaaaCGTGCTACTGTAGCTTCTGTAGCATCAGACCACTTTATGGGACTCTTAGTTTGAAACATAACCCCGATTGATTCATACACTGTTTGCCTTTAGCCATGTTATGGTTTTTATACCATAAATCTACGGAGAGGGTAGTAATGAGTCTATAAAGTAAGAAAATGAtctgttttgtctttttaaataatatttacactAGCATGCAATTTGTAATGACATTCATCACGTATGATTTTGCGTTGACATCAAGCAGTGTGTTAAATCAGCCGCTTGTTTTTGAAACCCTGGTTGCATTGTTGACTCTCTCTTGTCTATATTTGGTTAACTCTAGATTTCTTAGTTATGTTACATTTATTAGGGGTTAAATACTGTGATATTTAGCCTTTGAAATTCAGCCCAGTGGctaaaatagcattttaaaaattgttttaaaccATTAAGCCAGAATTAAACGTTTAAATAATTACTAATTAGATTAATATTTCCTGTTCCAGATCTAAGAACGCATCCATCATATCAATGCCTAACCTGATCTGTGCTGTCAGGCTGGAGctgttctagggtcagtggatattcatGGCTTAGCTCAGACATCAGTGGATGcatggggccatcctttgattaAAATATCGGAATACAATAcagtttataataaaagttttaatgttacatatttataTAGTACATCTTTAAATATTAATGGAACTAAAAGGTCCTATTGACTTTGGTCTCAGTCTCATATATGTTCAGAGATCAGAAACTTTTAACACTACGTACttcaaaaaagtgttttaaaaatactATTTCCACTTTCCATAGGTAAAACACCCTTTGTGTATAGTTGACAGTTTTATAGTATGGAAGAAGTTTTATAGTCAATTATTGATTAATTGGTTGTTTTAAAGTTGCGAGGTTAATGGCATTGTCTCAGTAAGTGTTTTGCAAAGAAAACGCTAATGTCCTGGCTCGtgacttaaagtttgcaaattctTAGAGCACATTTATATGTATTGCTcattgttttcagggttatatacctaaatatttggtacttattGCATCTGGATGAACAGTTTCTAATATCTCACCAAGACATGCATTTTGACCAATCAGACTCTCGATCTGTGCTCTTCTAGTATGCACGCTTGAGTGCTGAATAGCAGCCGCCCAACAAGACAGCGTGTTGGTACTGAATTGAGTCAGTATGTGGTGTCATCGATACTGTGTAGAAAGACTggtattattaatttaaaaatatattactttatattaaaattatactgtatttatatttaggtTTAACTTGATACAGAAGCATTGGTACGTTTGACATCACTACAACATTCAGGGTTTTACTGAAAACATTTGGGGCTTAAGCCCCGGTAGCTCACCCCTAGCGCCACCCATGCTGTCAGGTAAAC includes:
- the LOC127434849 gene encoding 26S proteasome regulatory subunit 7 is translated as MPDYLGTEQRKVKEEEKEDKPIRALDEGDIALLKTYGQSTYSRQIKQVEDDIQQLLKKINELTGIKESDTGLAPPALWDLAADKQTLQSEQPLQVARCTKIINADSEDPKYIINVKQFAKFVVDLSDQVAPTDIEEGMRVGVDRNKYQIHIPLPPKIDPTVTMMQVEEKPDVTYSDVGGCKEQIEKLREVVETPLLHPERFVNLGIEPPKGVLLFGPPGTGKTLCARAVANRTDACFIRVIGSELVQKYVGEGARMVRELFEMARTKKACLIFFDEIDAIGGARFDDGAGGDNEVQRTMLELINQLDGFDPRGNIKVLMATNRPDTLDPALMRPGRLDRKIEFSLPDLEGRTHIFKIHARSMSVERDIRFELLARLCPNSTGAEIRSVCTEAGMFAIRARRKIATEKDFLEAVNKVIKSYAKFSATPRYMTYN